The region GTACTCAGGCTGTTTGTTTCATAATATaccgagggtaactggttacttaagtgtttttttttttttcccctAAGCTTGTCTTTTTTAATAGTTATGCAACcagtttattatattaatattaaagtaactttaatattatatatagacgAGTTTGTGATAGAAGAAAGTAAAGGGtttaattctttttttctttttttttggctTTGAGATTGTTATAGTGGGGTAATTTACCTTGTATTGAAACTTCAGGGTAACCAGCTACCTATATCGTTGTTTTTGTTGTTAGTGATTGTAGCATTGAAAAATAGAAGCAAACAAATCCAAGAAATTATTTTGAAAGGATTTTATAAGTTTGCATAACCAATCAATGTGTTTTATTTTGAAACAATCTTATTAAAATTCTGAATGATACTTGATGAATATGAAAGTATCTCTTTCAATGAGGAAACCTATGAAAGGTTTGTTTTTCTGTAGAATGTGAATCTATGTCTTTGGCTTTTTCTGTTTATTTGGCTTCTGAAATGGAGGATTCCTGCAAGTCTTCCTGTTATGTCCTGGTTGTGCACATTTCCCACAGGTGATTATTACGTTATTTTCCCCTCTTGATCTTATTCGTTTCTTTCTTGGTCTTCCTGCAGGGATTGTTGAATTTGGAGGCATCACTAGTATGTCCAAGTGTTGTGGGAGATTCCATTCATCTTTATGGGGCAAAGGATgaacattttcttgatacaatgcTTTCAACGTTTCTGTTCTGTAGAATTTTGCACAATAATCATAGACACTCAAGTTTCTTTTTGCAATGACAGCTACTGCATGGCCACAAGGTATTTCATCTTCTTGGAACCTATTGCAAGTGCATGTTCTATTATGTATATTTACTGTGAAATTTATCCCCTTTTGATCACGAACTTGGTATTCTATTGTGTTGAAAGGCAAGACCTAAAAATAGTTTGTCATGAATTAGAATCAGATAATAAACATTTTAAGTAGACTTAAGATTTAAAGTAACTAGTTATGCTTCTGTGTAAAAAAAATTTCATGTTCTTatggaaggtaactggttaccatcaaTTGACAGTATAAGGATTTGTAAGAATATGTTTAGTTGCATACCTCATACTTCATTTTTGAAACAATGTCATGTCTCAATTCATTTTCTGTTGCTGTAGAGACTTTTGTGAATGTTCCATTTGCATTATTTGAGTTGTTCCAAACCCACTTTTGAACCAAACTTCTAAGGCATTCAACCAATATATCAATGGGGAGATTTCTTGCAGCTTTTAGTGCAGCGTTGAGTGATTCTGCGATGTTGGATGTCATCATGGTGTATCTTTTTGTTGGCGAGTATGATCTTGCCCAAGTTTCATACTTGGCTTTTTCTAAATAGGGCCTAATGCGTCTATCAATTCTATCAAGGcctttcatgtagttttcacattCTGTCTGTGTGTATGCTTTTGCTGCTGCAATGAATTTCATTTGTAGTTCTTCTCCATGGCTCCCATACTTGCCTTTCAAATTATTGAGTAAGTGAAACATGCAAGCTCCATGGAAAGCATTTGGGTACACCATATGTACTGCATTGTCTATGCTCTTATGTCTGTCAGAAACTATAGCCAATCCTGTGTAGTacacatattttaatataaaaaaacaaaaaccaagtatttttcaattttttttttattattattttagtgaaggtaaccagttactttggTCATATTCTAAAAGAAATAGCAtgtatttgtgtattttgttttggtAAAATGTTCCTGTTTGTTTGTAAACAAGAATATATCGTTGAAGCTATCATACCTTCGGGTTCTCCATAGGTTTCTCGCAGTTTGGAGAAGAACCATAGCCATGAGTTATCATTTTCGGAGTCTGCTATTCCAAAAGCCAACACGAAAATGTTGTTGTTTGAATCTAACGTTGATGCTGAAAACAGGGTACCACCATGTGCATTTTTCAAaaaagttccatcaacaacaattataggcctcaagtatctccaacccttgattgagttagagaaagCTATGTATAGGTATTTGAATCTATCTTCCTTGTCTGTGAGTAGGTGTGTTATTGTTCCTGGATTTGCTTTTTTCAACATGTAAAGATATATTGGCAACTTCTGATATGAATCATCGGGGTTCCCTCTTACTAGACGCAAAGCTTTCTCTCTTGATCTCCATGCTTTTGTGTATCCCATAGTTACTCCAAAGTCATCATTCATATCATTCATGATGTCATTTGGAGTGTAATTTCTTTTGATTGacttgtacttattctttattaatTCCCCAACTACGATGCTTTTTGCTTGCCTATGGTCTTCCAAAACAATTTCAACAGAGCAAGTGTGATTTGGATTGCATTTCCGTACCTTGAATAAATGTTGATTTTTGTACTTAGATGCTCTCACCAACCAGTTGCATTTTTCATCTGCGCAAGTAACTAGGTACTCTCTAGGTTctgatctttttgttttgaactggAAGTTATGCAGCATTGCATAGTAGCTAAGGGCTGATTTGACTGTGTTCTTATCCTTGTAAATTTGTCCTTGCTCTATTGTGTTCACTCTGTAATCAGATATTACTAGTTGGATTTCAtccaacttcttttttctttttgtattgtCCTCAATTATGAAATCAGCTACTTCTTCAGCAAAATGGGGTATGTAtgacacatttatgccctcatttgTTGTGCTTGACATTCCTTCTTCAAGTAACATTTGTTCATTGATGGAAGCTTGATTTGCTTGCATTAATAATGTCCCCACCTCCATTTCTTCTGCTGTAGCTTTTTGATTTGCTAGTAGAAGAAggtcattttcattgtttgatTCTTGAATTATAGTGACACACAATGGTAAGTCTGTTATTTTAGTAgcaacttttttctttatttccaggAAGAACAACACTGAATTGTCTGTTACAACCTTCATTGGTGGTGTTCCTTTTTCTACTTGATAAGAAACTTCAATAGTTGCTGTTTTTTCCTTTATCTCCTTTTTTATCAGATTCACCAAGTTGTCAAGAGAACAATTTGGTGGTATTAATATCCCAGACATTGTGTATCCTTGGTACTCGTTGTTTTCATTCCaattgcctccatattgaaccaaaGAAGTAATATTGTCCATATCTGTAAAATTTGGCAATTTTTTAAGCAGTTAGTTGGTTCTAAATGGGCTAGGTAACTGGTTAACTTAATATTTAATCACATATTATCCTGAAGCATTTAGCTTTTGTAGGGTAACTGGTCacacttagttttatatattttatgtttttcaaattagttatatatattgattGTTGTTGCAGGGTAACTTGTTACACTTAGTTTTACacattgtttgtttttttttttttgcagggtaactggttaccttaataATGAATCATATATTGCTTATTTTTACCCTTAGTTTTATATAGTTGTAATTTcctcttagttttatttattttctgtttttcagggtaactggttaccctattgTTACTGATTGTTTTTGTAGTAAATCTTCCCAGATACATCAAATAATTTTTCAGAGTTCTTGTTTCTtgcctattttttttttggttaatgaATGTAGAAAAACCAGTGGGAAGGTAACTGGTTCCCTTAATCTGTAATTGCATACCGTACTGAAACATTTGAGTTGAATTTATTGCATGTTATTCCAAGTAACTGGTTGTCGTAATGTTTCTGAatgtttcttgttttttttctgGTTAATCAATGTATACAAACCAGTCTtcgatattttttttctattttttagtttataaattgTTTTTGTTTCCAGCAAGCACATTTGATCATGATCATTTTTATTATAATCAAGATAATAGTTGCAAATAATATAGTAGATTGAACataatttgcaaaaaaaaaaaaaatgacaacagAACAGAGTTGACAGAGGAAATGGTTTCTTGCTAACCTTGTTTTCTTGATCGTGTAGTGGATATGCAAGACGCCGGAGTCTTCAAAGATTGCAGCTGGTTTGATTGGAAGAATGTTGGAATTTTTTTGATTTCTGCAGAAAGGGACCATTTGTTTAGTGATCGGatttttcttgcatttttttGTCAGAAGATGGGGTCAAACCTTTGCTAGAGTTGGTCGATTGGTGTGGTGATCGCCGGTGATCGCCGGAGATACTACTCGTTGCCGGAGAAGGAAGCTATCACCGGAGAATTGCTTGCCGGAGATGGAAGAAATAGTAACGTGTTTTTTTGATCATGTTTCACGCATGAGCAAATGAGCAGAGGAGAGGAGGATTGAATAAAAATGAGCAGGGTAATTACATGTGTACCCCTGATTTGTGCTGATGTGTTGTTGTTTAAATTTCAATTATGGCATATACTTATTTTTCCCATATTCTAAGTTTTCCTTGTATAAAATCTTCCATACATATTATAAAAAGATTtattcccatatttttgcacaattatggctaaaaagccatatttatgaaaatttcccaaaaaaaaatgtCACATAATTAGctaaaataactaattttttaacaTGGCTAGCAACTTTGAGTTGTTCTAaaaaaacaatttatttattgaTGAGAATTGACCCAATTGAATAATAATAGTTGTTAAAAACTTAAAATCATTATACTGCTAATTATGCTTGGTTATTGAGATATATATTCCTGAATACAAAGCATGGAATTAGTTCAATAATAATGAGATTACTTGAAACATTTATTTTAGAATTTATACCATTTTTTTTTGTGGGAATACCAATTATTATTCAAAAACGAAAAAGGAAAACTTTCATGGTTTGTTTAGTCCAATTGGAATAAGATAAAGAGTCTTGAGGAGGATTTGACATCACTCTTATCAATTTTTTAAAGTAGCATGATAATCATGAAATTATTGATAcctttcttgaaaaaaaaattaaattattgatacttttcttgataaaaagTACTAGTTTGTTGAGGTGCACGTGTTGTGTATGTCACcaaaaatttaat is a window of Humulus lupulus chromosome 4, drHumLupu1.1, whole genome shotgun sequence DNA encoding:
- the LOC133833181 gene encoding uncharacterized protein LOC133833181, whose protein sequence is MDNITSLVQYGGNWNENNEYQGYTMSGILIPPNCSLDNLVNLIKKEIKEKTATIEVSYQVEKGTPPMKVVTDNSVLFFLEIKKKVATKITDLPLCVTIIQESNNENDLLLLANQKATAEEMEVGTLLMQANQASINEQMLLEEGMSSTTNEGINVSYIPHFAEEVADFIIEDNTKRKKKLDEIQLVISDYRVNTIEQGQIYKDKNTVKSALSYYAMLHNFQFKTKRSEPREYLVTCADEKCNWLVRASKYKNQHLFKVRKCNPNHTCSVEIVLEDHRQAKSIVVGELIKNKYKSIKRNYTPNDIMNDMNDDFGVTMGYTKAWRSREKALRLVRGNPDDSYQKLPIYLYMLKKANPGTITHLLTDKEDRFKYLYIAFSNSIKGWRYLRPIIVVDGTFLKNAHGGTLFSASTLDSNNNIFVLAFGIADSENDNSWLWFFSKLRETYGEPEGLAIVSDRHKSIDNAVHMVYPNAFHGACMFHLLNNLKGKYGSHGEELQMKFIAAAKAYTQTECENYMKGLDRIDRRIRPYLEKAKYETWARSYSPTKRYTMMTSNIAESLNAALKAARNLPIDILVECLRSLVQKWVWNNSNNANGTFTKVSTATENELRHDIVSKMKYEVLPFNTIEYQVRDQKGINFTVNIHNRTCTCNRFQEDEIPCGHAVAVIAKRNLSVYDYCAKFYRTETLKALYQENVHPLPHKDEWNLPQHLDILVMPPNSTIPAGRPRKKRIRSRGENNVIITCGKCAQPGHNRKTCRNPPFQKPNKQKKPKT